A single window of Neisseria chenwenguii DNA harbors:
- a CDS encoding histidine kinase yields MQTYRIAYLVSNRAPAKQIDNQIREFETTLKKVSTSDAIHPLIPADTPLSYMLIQDMLNTDWQAHIRPAVIRHELPEQIDLYRFTGNIELFVQALENANDKNTLWLRRFQTALILMIFIAAGFMIMLHYSWIIRPLETLREGVDTIGRGGFGVKIPTDHIREFAQVSEGFNQMSASLKTLYTDLEGQVARQTQDLARQNRDLALLYQTTRDLHRTHSPKEAAEEFLARTLPAVSAAAGSIHFSDSGGTHNDLVAAIGLDDAFSNGQTPPYPHSAAFPIVYKGEELGAFTLYFSDGHSLSKDEHDLLRTLSGQLGVSVANSRFAQERRQLAVLQERNLIAQGLHDSIAQALTFLNLQVQMLESAFHAGEKVQVEENILFIKNGVQECYDDVRELLLNFRTKISNKDFPEAVNGLLERFSRETQTEVDTRWTDEGAALSNDEKLQVIFILQESLSNVRKHAQAKHVAVSIENRRDFMLTVRDDGRGFDTGRLKNPATGHVGLGIMQERARRINAVLTVESAPQQGTTVTLVLPQEKRNTL; encoded by the coding sequence ATGCAGACCTACCGAATCGCCTATCTGGTCAGCAACCGCGCACCTGCGAAACAGATCGACAACCAAATCCGCGAATTTGAAACCACGCTGAAAAAAGTCAGTACCAGCGATGCGATTCATCCGCTGATTCCTGCCGACACGCCGCTGTCGTATATGCTGATTCAGGATATGCTCAACACCGACTGGCAGGCGCACATCCGCCCCGCCGTTATCCGCCACGAATTGCCCGAACAGATTGATTTGTACCGCTTTACCGGCAATATCGAACTTTTCGTGCAGGCGCTGGAAAACGCCAACGATAAAAACACCTTGTGGCTGCGCCGTTTTCAGACGGCCTTGATTCTGATGATTTTCATTGCTGCAGGGTTTATGATTATGCTGCACTACTCTTGGATTATCCGCCCGCTGGAAACACTGCGCGAGGGCGTCGATACCATCGGGCGCGGCGGTTTCGGCGTGAAAATCCCAACCGACCATATCCGCGAGTTTGCCCAAGTCAGCGAAGGTTTCAACCAAATGAGCGCCAGCCTGAAAACGCTCTACACGGATCTGGAAGGCCAAGTGGCACGGCAGACGCAGGATTTGGCGCGGCAAAACCGCGATTTGGCGCTGCTCTACCAAACCACCCGCGACCTGCACCGCACCCACAGTCCGAAAGAGGCCGCCGAAGAATTTCTCGCCCGTACCCTGCCCGCCGTTTCCGCCGCTGCCGGCAGCATTCATTTTTCCGATTCCGGGGGCACGCACAATGATTTGGTCGCCGCCATCGGTTTGGACGATGCGTTTTCAAACGGCCAAACGCCGCCCTACCCGCATTCCGCCGCGTTCCCCATCGTTTACAAAGGCGAAGAGCTGGGCGCGTTTACCCTCTATTTTTCAGACGGCCACAGCCTCTCCAAGGACGAACACGACCTTCTGCGCACGCTTTCCGGCCAGCTCGGCGTTTCCGTCGCCAACAGCCGTTTCGCCCAAGAACGCCGCCAGCTCGCCGTTTTGCAGGAACGCAACCTGATCGCGCAAGGTTTGCACGACAGCATCGCGCAGGCGCTGACTTTTCTCAATTTACAGGTGCAGATGCTCGAAAGCGCGTTTCACGCGGGAGAAAAAGTGCAGGTGGAAGAAAACATCCTCTTTATCAAAAACGGCGTGCAGGAATGTTATGACGACGTGCGCGAGCTTCTGTTAAACTTCCGTACCAAAATCAGCAACAAAGACTTCCCCGAAGCCGTCAACGGCCTGCTGGAACGCTTCTCGCGCGAAACCCAAACCGAAGTCGATACCCGCTGGACAGACGAAGGCGCCGCGCTCTCCAACGACGAAAAACTGCAAGTCATCTTCATTTTGCAGGAAAGCCTTTCCAACGTGCGCAAACACGCGCAGGCCAAACACGTCGCCGTCTCCATCGAAAACCGCCGTGACTTCATGCTGACCGTGCGCGACGACGGCAGGGGTTTCGACACAGGCCGTCTGAAAAATCCCGCCACAGGCCACGTCGGCCTCGGCATCATGCAGGAACGCGCCCGCCGCATCAACGCCGTCCTCACCGTAGAATCCGCGCCGCAACAAGGCACAACCGTAACCCTCGTGTTACCCCAAGAGAAGAGAAACACACTATGA
- a CDS encoding response regulator: MSIKIVLIDDHTLFRSGIKALLSRQSDFEVVGEAADGFSGVKLVEQLRPDIVLLDLDMPAMNGREALAQILSTNPGQTVVMLTVSEDGDDLTECMRIGARGFLLKNINADFLLDSIRKAVDGDNVFSPEMTTRLVQSLIAPAAPRNDQALATLTPRELEILGYLAAGHSNKVIARHLELAESTVKVHVQNILRKLNLGSRVQAAVYAVQHKVPQPEGV; encoded by the coding sequence ATGAGCATCAAAATCGTATTAATCGACGACCACACCCTGTTCCGCAGCGGCATCAAAGCCCTGCTCTCGCGCCAAAGCGATTTTGAAGTCGTCGGCGAGGCCGCCGACGGCTTTTCCGGCGTCAAACTCGTCGAACAGCTCCGCCCCGACATCGTTTTGCTCGACCTCGACATGCCCGCCATGAACGGCCGTGAAGCGCTGGCGCAAATCCTCAGCACCAACCCCGGCCAAACCGTCGTGATGCTCACCGTCTCCGAAGACGGCGACGACCTTACCGAATGTATGCGCATCGGCGCGCGCGGTTTCCTACTCAAAAACATCAACGCCGATTTCCTGCTCGACAGTATCCGCAAAGCCGTGGACGGCGACAACGTCTTTTCCCCCGAAATGACCACGCGGCTGGTGCAGTCGCTTATCGCCCCCGCCGCCCCGCGCAACGACCAAGCCCTCGCCACCCTTACCCCGCGCGAACTGGAAATCCTCGGCTACCTCGCCGCCGGCCACAGCAACAAAGTCATCGCCCGCCACCTCGAGCTGGCCGAATCCACCGTCAAAGTGCACGTCCAAAACATTCTGCGCAAACTCAACCTCGGCAGCCGCGTGCAGGCGGCGGTATATGCGGTTCAGCATAAAGTGCCGCAGCCCGAGGGAGTTTGA